From a region of the Panicum virgatum strain AP13 chromosome 2K, P.virgatum_v5, whole genome shotgun sequence genome:
- the LOC120669902 gene encoding peroxidase 2-like has protein sequence MARVAAILVSCVLLLAATTSCHGLKYGYYNRRCPPAEFIVRNVVGRAIRRNPGVGAGLIRLAFHDCFVQGCDASVLLDPTPANPRPEKLGPPNFPSLRGFDVIDAAKAALERVCSGKVSCADVVQFAGRDAAFFLSGYKVNYGLPGGRLDGRVSLENETLAFLPPPSFNLSELVGSFRAKGLNVDDLVVLSGAHTIGRSHCSSFSDRIGTPPSDMDAGLAAVLRRQCPANPNFNNDPTVVQDIVTPNRLDNQYYKNVLRRKVLFNSDAALLTSGETARKVVENAAVRGRWERKFARAMVKMAAIEVKTAANGGEVRRNCRVVN, from the coding sequence ATGGCTAGGGTGGCGGCGATCTTGGTCTCGTGTGTGCTGCTCCTGGCCGCCACGACGTCCTGCCACGGGCTCAAGTACGGCTACTACAACCGGCGGTGCCCCCCGGCGGAGTTCATCGTCCGGAACGTCGTCGGCAGGGCCATCCGCCGGAAccccggcgtcggcgccggcctCATCCGCCTCGCcttccacgactgcttcgtcCAGGGCTGCGACGCGTCCGTGCTGCTCGACCCGACGCCGGCGAACCCGCGGCCGGAGAAGCTGGGCCCGCCCAACTTCCCCAGCCTGCGCGGCTTCGATGTGATCGACGCGGCCAAGGCGGCGCTCGAGCGCGTCTGTTCCGGCAAGGTCTCCTGCGCCGACGTCGTCCAGTTCGCCGGCCGCGACGCCGCCTTCTTCCTCAGCGGCTACAAGGTCAACTACGGGCTCCCGGGGGGCCGCCTCGACGGCCGCGTGTCGCTCGAGAACGAGACGCTCGccttcctgccgccgccgtccttcaACCTCTCCGAGCTCGTCGGCAGCTTCCGGGCCAAGGGCCTCAACGTCGACGACCTCGTCGTGCTCTCCGGCGCCCACACCATCGGGCGCTCCCACTGCTCGTCCTTCTCCGACCGCATCGGCACGCCGCCGTCCGACATGgacgccggcctcgccgccgtcctcagGAGGCAGTGCCCGGCGAACCCCAATTTCAACAACGACCCCACGGTGGTGCAGGACATTGTCACCCCCAACAGGCTGGATAACCAGTACTACAAGAACGTGCTgcggcggaaggtgctcttcaACTCCGACGCGGCCCTGCTCACGTCCGGGGAGACGGCGAGGAAGGTGGTCGAGAACGCGGCCGTCCGCGGGAGGTGGGAGAGGAAGTTCGCCAGGGCGATGGTGAAGATGGCCGCCATTGAGGTCAAGACCGCCGCCAACGGCGGCGAGGTCAGGAGGAACTGCCGCGTCGTCAACTAG